The Dyella caseinilytica genome has a window encoding:
- the csrA gene encoding carbon storage regulator CsrA yields the protein MLILTRRVGETLMIGDEVTVTVLGVKGNQVRIGINAPKNVAVHREEIYQRIKGENEHEGGASGGSGAHG from the coding sequence ATGTTGATTCTGACCCGCAGGGTCGGTGAAACCCTGATGATCGGCGACGAGGTGACCGTCACCGTTCTCGGCGTGAAAGGCAACCAAGTTCGCATTGGCATCAATGCACCGAAGAACGTGGCCGTGCACCGCGAAGAAATTTACCAGCGCATCAAGGGCGAGAACGAGCACGAAGGCGGCGCCTCGGGTGGATCAGGCGCACACGGGTAA
- a CDS encoding DEAD/DEAH box helicase, protein MQLRWYQQDAKAAFWNYLEVSGGNPALVLPTGAGKSPLMAGIAMDAVQKWDLRIGILAANQELVEQNAAKLRAMWPNAPMGIYAAGLRKRDRFDKIQYMQIQSVYDKAHMLGQFDLLLTDEAQRIPLDGEGAYLRFFADAQKINQRVRFGGLTATPYRLKGRAIPICGPEYILNDIAYEARIPDLIGDAYLSKLVTPGGLERPDLSAVHVKGGEYVEDELAAAMIPLVERSVRDMLARSVGRKAGIIFCVNVKHAEMVMHELRKYGESCAMITGNKKITPVAQRRQSIEAFKAGRIRWMVNVNVLSEGFDAPHIDVVVMKRPTKSPGLMYQQIGRGFRVVYAKGYAIDTVSERLAAIAAGGKDDCLVLDYAGNLLEHGPVDQIKVGMPSKKTGKREVETGKLKECPTCKALLPMSTRECPEMVGPDKKCGHKFGSAKPQHYDTHVDAPILSTGAGIARKIHTHQVSGVRYAMHAKPGKITSLKVTYSCGMRSFSEWMCFEHGGMARMKAVDWWQKRLPGSNAPRTIEEALTQVDSLATPISIAVDETEKFPEIKDYDFGQLAERGGESATADSSAKYSESSVSPPRSNTVPPVSTVPDWLLFAVENAGAGKRAA, encoded by the coding sequence ATGCAACTACGTTGGTATCAGCAAGACGCAAAGGCCGCGTTTTGGAATTACCTTGAAGTGTCCGGCGGAAATCCCGCGCTTGTGCTGCCTACCGGGGCGGGCAAGTCTCCGCTTATGGCTGGCATCGCGATGGACGCGGTGCAGAAATGGGATCTGCGTATTGGCATCCTAGCGGCCAATCAAGAATTGGTGGAACAGAACGCGGCAAAGCTGCGCGCCATGTGGCCGAACGCGCCCATGGGCATATACGCGGCTGGCCTGCGTAAGCGTGACCGATTCGACAAGATCCAATACATGCAGATACAGAGCGTGTATGACAAGGCGCACATGCTCGGGCAGTTCGATCTACTGCTAACGGATGAGGCGCAGCGCATCCCGCTTGATGGTGAAGGCGCTTATCTGCGCTTCTTCGCGGATGCGCAAAAGATCAATCAGCGCGTACGCTTTGGTGGACTCACTGCTACACCCTATCGCCTGAAAGGCCGCGCGATCCCGATCTGCGGGCCTGAGTACATCCTCAATGATATTGCGTATGAGGCGCGCATCCCCGACCTGATAGGCGACGCCTACCTATCCAAGCTTGTCACGCCTGGCGGACTTGAGCGCCCCGACCTATCAGCCGTCCATGTGAAGGGTGGTGAATACGTAGAGGACGAACTAGCGGCAGCGATGATCCCGCTAGTGGAGCGTAGCGTCCGCGACATGCTTGCGCGCTCCGTTGGCCGCAAGGCTGGCATCATATTTTGCGTGAACGTCAAGCATGCCGAGATGGTCATGCACGAGTTGCGCAAGTACGGCGAATCGTGCGCCATGATTACCGGCAATAAAAAGATCACGCCGGTAGCGCAGCGCCGCCAGTCTATCGAAGCGTTCAAAGCTGGCCGCATCCGGTGGATGGTTAACGTCAACGTGTTGAGCGAAGGGTTTGACGCTCCGCATATTGATGTGGTGGTGATGAAGCGCCCCACCAAGTCGCCGGGCTTGATGTATCAGCAAATCGGGCGCGGCTTCCGCGTGGTGTACGCGAAGGGCTATGCAATCGACACGGTATCGGAACGCCTCGCGGCTATCGCTGCTGGCGGCAAGGATGACTGCCTGGTGCTCGACTACGCGGGCAACCTTTTGGAGCATGGGCCTGTCGATCAAATCAAAGTAGGCATGCCCAGTAAAAAGACTGGCAAGCGCGAAGTTGAAACCGGCAAGCTCAAAGAGTGCCCGACGTGCAAGGCGTTGCTCCCCATGAGTACACGCGAGTGCCCGGAGATGGTTGGGCCTGACAAGAAATGCGGCCACAAATTCGGTAGCGCTAAGCCACAGCACTATGACACGCACGTTGACGCTCCGATCCTCTCAACTGGTGCGGGTATCGCGCGCAAGATCCACACGCACCAGGTCAGCGGCGTGCGCTACGCCATGCACGCGAAACCCGGAAAAATCACCAGCCTGAAAGTTACCTATTCATGCGGCATGCGCTCATTTAGTGAGTGGATGTGTTTCGAGCATGGCGGCATGGCGCGGATGAAGGCCGTGGACTGGTGGCAAAAGCGCCTGCCGGGTAGCAACGCACCACGCACGATTGAGGAAGCACTAACGCAAGTCGATTCACTGGCGACGCCGATAAGCATTGCCGTAGACGAAACCGAAAAATTCCCCGAGATAAAAGACTATGACTTTGGACAACTTGCCGAACGTGGCGGAGAAAGCGCGACTGCTGATAGCAGCGCAAAATACAGTGAAAGCAGTGTTAGCCCTCCCCGATCTAACACCGTGCCGCCAGTGTCTACAGTTCCAGACTGGCTTTTGTTCGCAGTGGAAAATGCAGGTGCCGGAAAGCGAGCAGCTTAA
- the recA gene encoding recombinase RecA, with product MDDNKRKALASALGQIEKQFGKGAVMRMGDRTDDNIETVSTGSLGLDIALGVGGLPRGRVVEIYGPESSGKTTLTLQVIANCQKNGGTAAFVDAEHALDPGYAQKLGVNVDDLLVSQPDTGEQALEIADMLVRSGAVDIVVVDSVAALTPKAEIEGEMGDSHVGLHARLMSQALRKLTANIKKSNCLVIFINQIRMKIGVMFGNPETTTGGNALKFYASVRLDIRRIGAVKKGEEVIGSETRVKVVKNKVAPPFRQAEFEILYGEGTSREGEIIELGVSQSLIDKSGAWYSYKGDRIGQGKENVRQFLRDNPAIADEIDRELRSRLLVAGSGAVAPSGEALEEA from the coding sequence ATGGATGACAACAAGCGCAAAGCGCTCGCTTCCGCCCTCGGCCAGATCGAGAAGCAATTCGGCAAAGGCGCGGTGATGCGCATGGGCGACCGCACCGACGACAACATCGAGACTGTCTCGACCGGTTCGCTGGGCCTGGATATCGCGTTGGGCGTCGGCGGTTTGCCGCGCGGCCGCGTGGTTGAGATCTACGGCCCGGAATCTTCCGGTAAAACCACGCTCACCCTGCAGGTGATCGCCAACTGCCAGAAGAACGGCGGCACGGCGGCCTTCGTCGACGCCGAGCACGCGCTCGATCCCGGCTATGCCCAGAAGCTGGGTGTCAATGTGGATGACCTGCTGGTCTCGCAGCCCGACACTGGCGAACAGGCGCTGGAAATCGCCGACATGCTGGTGCGCTCTGGCGCGGTGGATATCGTGGTGGTCGACTCGGTCGCCGCGCTGACGCCCAAGGCGGAAATCGAAGGCGAGATGGGTGATTCCCACGTCGGCCTGCATGCCCGCCTGATGAGCCAGGCGCTGCGCAAGCTCACCGCCAACATCAAGAAGTCCAACTGCCTGGTGATCTTCATCAACCAGATCCGCATGAAGATCGGCGTGATGTTCGGCAACCCTGAAACCACCACCGGCGGTAACGCGCTGAAGTTCTACGCCTCGGTGCGCCTGGACATTCGCCGCATCGGCGCGGTGAAGAAGGGCGAGGAAGTGATCGGCTCCGAAACGCGCGTGAAGGTGGTGAAGAACAAAGTGGCGCCGCCGTTCCGTCAGGCCGAGTTCGAGATCCTGTACGGCGAAGGCACCTCGCGCGAAGGCGAGATCATCGAGCTGGGCGTGAGCCAGAGCCTGATCGACAAATCCGGCGCCTGGTACAGCTACAAGGGCGACCGTATCGGCCAGGGCAAGGAGAACGTGCGTCAGTTCCTCCGCGACAATCCGGCCATCGCCGACGAGATTGACCGCGAGCTGCGTTCGCGCCTGCTGGTTGCTGGCTCTGGCGCGGTCGCGCCCTCCGGTGAGGCCCTGGAAGAGGCCTGA
- a CDS encoding DUF669 domain-containing protein translates to MANLTGSYDPNAETQTDFSPLPTGEYIAHISDSDMVPFQNSDGEKLALVYTIAEGEFKNRKVWCDLSLKHPNAQTSQIANRQFASIREATGVTNPRDSADLHFKNHIIRVEFIKAGTVQNKGRYTVPKDKNEVKAWRKADGAPIAAPTAQNVGQQQPAANQASGGDAQKPSWARSAA, encoded by the coding sequence ATGGCAAATCTGACTGGCTCTTACGATCCGAACGCCGAAACCCAAACCGATTTCTCCCCGCTTCCGACCGGCGAATACATCGCGCACATCTCCGACTCCGACATGGTTCCTTTCCAGAACTCGGACGGCGAAAAGCTGGCACTGGTGTACACCATCGCGGAAGGCGAATTCAAAAACCGCAAGGTGTGGTGTGACTTGAGCCTCAAGCACCCGAACGCGCAGACCTCGCAGATTGCCAACCGCCAGTTCGCTAGCATCCGCGAAGCAACCGGCGTGACGAATCCGCGTGATTCGGCGGATCTGCATTTCAAGAACCACATCATCCGCGTGGAATTCATCAAGGCAGGGACCGTTCAGAACAAGGGCCGTTACACCGTGCCCAAGGACAAGAACGAGGTTAAGGCATGGCGCAAGGCAGACGGCGCACCCATCGCCGCACCGACAGCGCAGAACGTCGGGCAGCAGCAACCGGCCGCCAACCAGGCGAGCGGCGGTGACGCGCAGAAACCTTCGTGGGCACGTAGCGCGGCCTAA
- a CDS encoding helix-turn-helix transcriptional regulator, giving the protein MIDQPEAVAPVHRVPVTLIPFEMVAARAGLGRTTIYAGIAAKTFPGPVKVGKRSLWVESEVDRWIAARIAERDMGSNVGSRNAA; this is encoded by the coding sequence GTGATCGATCAGCCGGAAGCTGTCGCACCTGTGCACCGTGTGCCCGTCACCCTGATTCCTTTTGAGATGGTCGCAGCACGCGCCGGGCTTGGCCGTACCACCATCTACGCAGGCATTGCAGCAAAGACATTCCCTGGACCGGTCAAAGTTGGCAAGCGGTCGCTATGGGTTGAGTCCGAAGTGGACCGATGGATAGCTGCACGCATCGCGGAACGCGACATGGGTAGCAACGTGGGTAGTAGGAACGCCGCATAA
- a CDS encoding CinA family protein, with translation MELSSVPTDAELMAWATQVASDVQRERLMLATAESCTGGWIAKALTDLAGSSAWFEGGIVSYSNEVKATLLGVRQETLERFGAVSEETVLEMVSGALERFGAGVAVAVTGIAGPTGGSPEKPVGTVWVGWKRRDGQARAKLFQFAGDREAVRRQTVAEALIGVRETLTS, from the coding sequence ATGGAGTTGTCATCCGTTCCTACCGACGCCGAGTTGATGGCGTGGGCCACGCAGGTGGCATCCGATGTGCAGCGAGAGCGATTAATGCTGGCCACTGCCGAGTCGTGTACCGGTGGCTGGATCGCCAAAGCACTGACGGATCTGGCGGGTAGTTCCGCCTGGTTCGAGGGTGGCATAGTGAGCTACAGCAACGAAGTGAAGGCAACGTTGCTTGGCGTCCGGCAGGAAACGCTGGAGCGTTTCGGCGCTGTAAGCGAGGAGACCGTGCTGGAGATGGTCTCCGGCGCGCTGGAACGCTTCGGTGCAGGCGTGGCTGTCGCGGTTACTGGCATCGCCGGTCCCACGGGAGGCTCGCCAGAAAAGCCGGTCGGCACGGTCTGGGTCGGCTGGAAGCGTCGTGACGGTCAGGCGCGCGCCAAACTGTTTCAGTTTGCCGGTGACCGCGAGGCCGTGCGGCGGCAGACAGTGGCAGAGGCGCTCATCGGCGTTCGCGAGACGCTGACAAGTTGA
- a CDS encoding regulatory protein RecX, whose protein sequence is MKRKPGDNPEKPKTSAYNKALGMLTRREHSRRELRQKLDRSGYAGDEAVEALDRLGEQHYQDDDRFAKVLIRSRTAQGYGPMRLRAELKSHGLSDARIRSLLDAAQIDWTEAAATQLRRRYGARGTSDPAERVRRAQFLLRRGFPAATVRDVTRADVDDAADDTP, encoded by the coding sequence ATGAAACGCAAACCCGGTGACAATCCGGAAAAGCCTAAAACCAGCGCCTATAACAAAGCGCTGGGCATGCTCACACGCCGCGAACACTCCCGCCGCGAACTGCGGCAGAAGCTGGATCGCAGCGGCTATGCCGGCGACGAAGCTGTCGAAGCGCTGGATCGCCTCGGCGAGCAGCATTACCAGGACGACGACCGTTTCGCCAAGGTATTGATCCGCAGCCGCACCGCCCAGGGCTACGGCCCGATGCGCCTGCGCGCCGAACTGAAAAGTCACGGTCTGTCCGATGCACGCATCCGCAGTCTGCTGGATGCGGCGCAGATCGACTGGACCGAGGCCGCCGCCACCCAACTTCGCCGCCGATACGGCGCCCGGGGCACTTCGGACCCCGCCGAACGCGTCCGCCGGGCGCAATTCCTCTTGCGTCGCGGCTTTCCCGCCGCCACAGTACGGGATGTCACCCGCGCTGACGTGGACGACGCTGCCGACGATACCCCCTGA
- the alaS gene encoding alanine--tRNA ligase — protein MKTADIRAAFLDYFRTKDHTIVPSSSLVPTNDPTLLFTNSGMVQFKNVFLGSEKLSYVRAADVQRCLRAGGKHNDLDSVGYTARHHTFFEMLGNWSFGDYFKRDAIRYAWELLTGVFKLPADKLWVTVYHTDDEAYGIWNKEIGVSAERIVRIGDNKGAPYASDNFWQMADTGPCGPCTEIFYDHGPEIAGGPPGSPDEDGDRYIEIWNLVFMQFDRAPDGTLSPLPAPCVDTGMGLERLAAVLQHVHSNYEIDLFQHLIQIAAELTSTKDLANKSLRVIADHIRACSFLIVDGVLPSNEGRGYVLRRIIRRALRHGWMLGVRGDFFWKMVQPLVEEMGSAYPELAAKQSFVEEALRTEEQRFGETLEHGMRVFDEVAAKSGKTIPGEDAFRLYDTYGFPVDLTADIARERGLSVDMEGFDRAMEEQKERGRRGSNFQAKGLMPAELASQLKPTVFLGYETLSSQGCKVVGMVREGKQIDQVAVGEEALVILDRTPFYAESGGQVGDTGALSNASGSFEVSDTLKMGGVFFGHAGRWQGAQPLRTGDLVDAAVDATRRQATVLNHSATHLLHAALRDVLGAHVTQKGSLVAPDRLRFDFSHFKPVSREELARIEAMVNAEVRRNAEAEVRQMAYDDAIAFGAMALFGEKYGDEVRVLKMGDFSTELCGGTHVGRTGDIGLFKIVSEAGVASGVRRIEAVTGTGALAYVADEERRLGELSQLLSSNGDDVAEKLRQVLDRQKKLERELESLRAKAAGSMTGDLASSAKDVGGIKVIAARLEGLDAKALRDGVDQLKQQLADCVVVLAGAADGRISLVAGVHGKAAGRIKAGDVVAYVAGQIEGKGGGRPDMAQGGGLDKPQLPDILTGTVGWIGEQLAG, from the coding sequence ATGAAAACTGCTGATATCCGCGCCGCTTTTCTCGACTATTTCCGCACCAAGGATCACACCATCGTGCCATCCAGCTCGTTGGTGCCGACCAACGACCCGACGTTGCTGTTCACCAACTCGGGCATGGTGCAGTTCAAGAACGTGTTTCTCGGCAGCGAAAAACTGTCCTATGTGCGCGCCGCGGACGTACAGCGCTGCTTGCGCGCCGGCGGTAAGCACAACGATCTGGATTCGGTCGGTTACACCGCGCGTCACCACACCTTTTTCGAGATGCTGGGCAACTGGTCGTTCGGTGACTACTTCAAGCGCGATGCGATCCGCTACGCCTGGGAGTTGCTGACGGGCGTTTTCAAGTTACCGGCCGACAAACTGTGGGTCACCGTTTATCACACCGATGACGAGGCCTACGGCATCTGGAACAAGGAAATTGGCGTGTCGGCTGAGCGCATCGTGCGCATCGGCGACAACAAGGGCGCACCCTACGCCTCGGACAACTTCTGGCAGATGGCCGACACCGGTCCCTGTGGTCCGTGTACCGAAATCTTTTACGATCATGGTCCGGAAATCGCTGGCGGCCCGCCCGGTTCGCCCGATGAAGACGGTGATCGCTACATCGAAATCTGGAACCTGGTGTTCATGCAGTTCGACCGTGCGCCCGATGGCACGCTGTCGCCGCTGCCAGCGCCATGCGTGGACACCGGCATGGGCCTGGAACGCCTCGCCGCTGTCCTTCAACACGTGCACTCCAACTACGAGATCGATCTGTTCCAGCACCTGATCCAGATCGCTGCAGAACTCACCAGCACCAAGGATCTGGCCAACAAATCCCTGCGCGTGATCGCCGATCACATCCGCGCATGTTCGTTCCTGATCGTCGATGGTGTGTTGCCGTCGAACGAAGGACGCGGCTATGTGCTGCGTCGAATCATCCGCCGCGCGTTGCGCCATGGCTGGATGCTCGGCGTGCGTGGCGACTTCTTCTGGAAGATGGTGCAGCCGCTGGTCGAGGAAATGGGCAGCGCGTATCCAGAGCTCGCTGCCAAGCAATCGTTTGTCGAAGAGGCGCTGCGCACAGAAGAGCAGCGCTTTGGCGAAACGCTGGAACACGGTATGCGCGTGTTCGACGAAGTCGCAGCCAAATCCGGCAAGACCATTCCGGGCGAAGATGCCTTCCGTTTGTACGACACCTACGGGTTCCCAGTCGACCTCACCGCTGACATTGCGCGCGAGCGTGGGCTATCGGTAGATATGGAAGGCTTCGACCGGGCCATGGAAGAGCAGAAGGAGCGAGGCCGTAGAGGCAGCAATTTCCAGGCAAAGGGACTGATGCCGGCCGAACTCGCGAGCCAGCTTAAACCCACCGTTTTCCTCGGCTATGAAACGCTTTCCAGCCAGGGCTGCAAGGTCGTCGGCATGGTGCGTGAGGGCAAGCAGATCGACCAGGTTGCTGTCGGCGAAGAAGCATTGGTTATCCTTGATCGCACACCGTTCTACGCCGAGTCAGGTGGTCAGGTAGGCGATACCGGTGCGTTGTCGAATGCCTCGGGATCGTTCGAAGTGAGCGATACGCTCAAGATGGGCGGTGTGTTCTTCGGTCATGCCGGCCGTTGGCAGGGTGCACAGCCTTTGCGCACGGGCGATCTGGTTGATGCGGCTGTCGACGCAACGCGCCGTCAGGCGACGGTACTCAATCACTCGGCCACGCATCTGTTGCACGCGGCGTTGCGCGACGTGTTGGGCGCGCATGTTACGCAGAAGGGCTCGCTGGTCGCACCGGATCGTCTACGTTTTGACTTCTCGCATTTCAAGCCGGTCAGTCGCGAAGAACTGGCTCGGATCGAAGCGATGGTGAACGCCGAAGTGCGCCGCAACGCGGAAGCCGAAGTGCGCCAGATGGCGTACGACGATGCGATTGCTTTCGGCGCGATGGCGCTGTTCGGCGAGAAGTACGGCGACGAAGTGCGCGTGCTGAAGATGGGTGATTTCTCCACCGAATTGTGTGGTGGCACGCATGTCGGCCGTACCGGTGATATTGGTCTGTTCAAGATCGTCAGCGAAGCCGGTGTGGCTTCCGGCGTGCGCCGCATCGAAGCTGTCACGGGCACCGGTGCGCTGGCTTATGTGGCAGACGAAGAGCGCCGCCTCGGTGAACTATCGCAGCTGCTTTCAAGCAACGGCGACGATGTTGCCGAGAAGTTGCGTCAGGTGCTGGACCGTCAGAAAAAGCTGGAACGCGAGCTCGAATCGTTGCGCGCTAAAGCCGCCGGCTCCATGACCGGAGACCTTGCCAGTTCAGCCAAAGATGTTGGTGGTATCAAGGTGATTGCTGCCCGTTTGGAAGGCCTCGATGCCAAGGCACTGCGCGATGGCGTGGATCAGCTGAAGCAACAACTTGCGGATTGCGTGGTGGTGCTGGCCGGTGCGGCGGATGGCCGTATTTCGCTGGTTGCCGGCGTGCATGGCAAGGCTGCGGGACGTATCAAAGCAGGTGATGTAGTGGCTTATGTCGCCGGCCAAATCGAAGGAAAAGGCGGCGGCCGTCCAGACATGGCGCAAGGTGGCGGACTCGACAAACCACAATTACCTGACATCCTGACAGGTACAGTCGGCTGGATTGGAGAGCAGCTTGCCGGTTGA
- a CDS encoding ATP-binding protein, with translation MAISLASISKTTRNSNPPRIVIHGSQKIGKSTFVAGAYNPIFLPLEDGLEGIETNSFPLLKSFEEVMEALESLKHEANDFGTVGVDSLDWLEPLVWKYTCQVNNWPDIEAPGYGKGYIAANDTWRLFFASLNDLRVNHGKAIALIAHSIVKNFASPDSEAYDRYELKLQKGALGLAVEWADVIGFATEETAIKKENAAGGKTRSRGMSTGRRVLHVNAKPAFIAGNRYNMPDTIDLSWDALMQAMTPAQKAA, from the coding sequence ATGGCAATCTCGCTCGCATCAATCAGCAAGACCACGCGCAACAGCAACCCGCCGCGCATCGTGATACACGGCTCGCAAAAGATCGGCAAATCCACATTTGTGGCCGGTGCGTACAACCCGATTTTTCTCCCGCTTGAGGATGGTCTCGAAGGCATCGAAACCAACTCATTCCCGCTTCTCAAGTCGTTTGAGGAAGTGATGGAAGCGCTGGAAAGCCTCAAGCATGAGGCAAACGACTTCGGCACCGTGGGCGTTGATTCGCTGGACTGGCTCGAACCGCTGGTGTGGAAGTACACGTGCCAGGTCAACAACTGGCCGGACATCGAAGCACCAGGCTACGGAAAGGGCTACATCGCAGCTAACGACACGTGGCGTCTTTTCTTCGCGTCGCTCAATGACCTGCGCGTCAACCATGGCAAGGCCATTGCGCTCATCGCGCATAGCATCGTCAAAAACTTCGCTTCACCGGACTCTGAAGCCTATGACCGCTACGAACTGAAGTTGCAAAAGGGAGCGCTTGGCTTGGCTGTCGAGTGGGCCGACGTGATTGGCTTCGCTACGGAAGAAACCGCGATTAAGAAAGAGAACGCGGCAGGCGGCAAGACGCGCTCGCGCGGCATGAGCACCGGCCGCCGCGTGCTGCATGTCAACGCCAAGCCCGCGTTTATCGCAGGCAATCGCTACAACATGCCCGACACCATCGACCTGTCATGGGATGCACTCATGCAGGCAATGACTCCCGCGCAGAAAGCCGCCTAA
- a CDS encoding short chain dehydrogenase produces the protein MSEKRLRILLVGASGTLGRAVAAELGQRHEVIAAGRNSGSVKIDLTDVDSIRNGLQQAGELDAVISAAGKVTFAPLADFKAAPYGESLHTLGIADKLLGQVNLALAARDYLRDGGSITLTTGILSEQPIVEGSSASLVNGAVEAFVYAAAIELPRGLRINVVSPNVLTEAMPSYAPFFRGFEPVTAARAALAFSRSVEGAQTGQIYKVF, from the coding sequence ATGAGTGAAAAGCGCCTGCGCATTCTGCTCGTCGGCGCCTCCGGCACGCTTGGGCGTGCCGTGGCGGCTGAATTGGGGCAGCGTCACGAGGTGATCGCTGCCGGCCGCAACTCCGGCAGCGTGAAGATCGACCTCACGGACGTCGACAGCATTCGCAACGGATTGCAGCAGGCTGGTGAGCTGGACGCCGTGATCAGCGCAGCAGGCAAGGTCACCTTCGCGCCACTGGCGGATTTCAAGGCCGCGCCCTATGGCGAGTCGCTGCACACGCTGGGTATTGCCGACAAGCTGCTAGGGCAGGTGAATCTGGCTCTGGCTGCGCGGGATTATCTGCGTGATGGCGGATCCATCACGCTGACCACCGGCATCCTTTCCGAGCAGCCTATCGTTGAGGGAAGCTCGGCAAGCCTGGTCAACGGTGCGGTGGAGGCCTTTGTATACGCTGCGGCCATCGAGCTGCCGCGTGGCTTGCGCATCAATGTAGTCAGCCCCAACGTGCTGACCGAGGCGATGCCGTCCTACGCGCCGTTCTTCCGCGGGTTCGAGCCGGTGACGGCAGCACGCGCAGCGCTGGCTTTCAGTCGCAGTGTGGAAGGGGCGCAGACCGGGCAGATCTACAAGGTCTTTTGA
- a CDS encoding oxidoreductase, whose amino-acid sequence MAPLPQRPRSLTVEAIYKWWADQPQRLSRRLGASQIGNDCERRLFYSFRWAAVEQFEGRMLRLFNRGHREEQVFTDELRGIGCTVHDLDPATGEQFTFTGCGGHLVAKIDGVAVGIPEAPKTWHNVSYKTSGEKSFAKLAGKSDDRKKYRANPSVMMIPGDGVAVAKPEHVDQNQVEMHLSNLTRTLYLAVCKDDDSLHAERIDYSPAEGTRLVAKAERVIFAEAPPEGISSDPSFYKCKICPMTSVCHTAQLPRVSCRTCLHSTPEREGDGRWSCAKWGQDIPHEHQADGCPAHRYIPVFLKRWGEVVDASEAENWVEYKTPDGHLFRNGERGPNSYESSELFAATPEFIRDPAANEVRDTFDARIVQKAA is encoded by the coding sequence ATGGCACCACTTCCCCAGCGTCCCCGCTCGCTCACTGTTGAGGCCATTTACAAGTGGTGGGCTGATCAGCCGCAGCGCCTTTCGCGTCGCCTTGGAGCTTCGCAGATTGGCAACGATTGCGAACGCAGGTTGTTCTACTCGTTCCGTTGGGCTGCAGTAGAACAGTTCGAAGGCCGCATGTTGCGCCTGTTCAATCGCGGCCATCGTGAGGAACAGGTATTCACCGACGAACTGCGCGGCATTGGTTGCACCGTGCACGATCTTGATCCGGCCACTGGCGAGCAATTCACGTTCACTGGCTGCGGCGGCCACCTGGTCGCGAAGATTGACGGCGTGGCCGTTGGCATCCCCGAGGCACCGAAAACCTGGCACAACGTCAGTTACAAGACCAGCGGCGAGAAGTCTTTCGCCAAGTTGGCGGGCAAGTCGGATGACCGCAAGAAGTACCGCGCAAATCCGTCCGTCATGATGATTCCCGGCGATGGTGTGGCCGTGGCTAAGCCTGAACACGTCGATCAAAATCAGGTGGAAATGCACCTATCAAACCTCACGCGCACGCTTTACCTGGCCGTGTGCAAAGACGACGACAGCTTGCACGCTGAGCGTATCGATTACAGCCCAGCGGAGGGCACGCGCCTAGTCGCGAAGGCTGAGCGCGTCATCTTCGCGGAAGCGCCGCCGGAAGGCATCAGCAGCGATCCGTCGTTCTACAAATGCAAGATATGCCCCATGACCAGCGTGTGCCACACGGCGCAGTTGCCGCGCGTGTCGTGCCGCACCTGCCTGCACTCGACCCCGGAGCGCGAAGGCGATGGCCGGTGGAGCTGCGCTAAGTGGGGCCAAGACATTCCGCACGAACACCAGGCGGACGGATGCCCCGCTCATCGTTACATTCCGGTATTTCTCAAGCGCTGGGGCGAAGTGGTTGACGCGAGCGAGGCTGAAAACTGGGTCGAATACAAGACGCCGGACGGCCACTTATTCCGCAATGGGGAGCGTGGCCCGAACTCCTATGAATCATCCGAACTCTTCGCAGCGACGCCCGAATTTATCCGCGACCCGGCAGCAAATGAAGTGCGCGATACGTTCGATGCCCGCATTGTCCAAAAGGCGGCCTGA
- a CDS encoding zinc-finger-containing protein has protein sequence MSVMCGYCNQPAALVRGPAVYPHRPDLRGLQFHICRPCGAWIGCERGTTNPLGTLANAELRRARMDAHAAFDPSWKGNKRRRGERYAWLAERLGIPRAACHIGHFDLAMCRRVVDVCLIDAVRGVH, from the coding sequence ATGAGCGTCATGTGCGGTTACTGCAACCAGCCCGCCGCCCTGGTGCGTGGGCCTGCTGTCTATCCGCATCGTCCCGACTTGCGCGGTCTGCAGTTCCACATCTGCCGCCCGTGCGGCGCATGGATTGGCTGCGAGCGCGGCACCACCAATCCGCTTGGCACGCTCGCAAACGCTGAGCTACGCCGCGCACGCATGGATGCACATGCCGCATTTGATCCGTCGTGGAAGGGCAATAAGCGCCGCCGTGGCGAGCGTTACGCGTGGCTTGCCGAACGGCTTGGAATACCTCGCGCTGCGTGCCACATCGGTCACTTTGACCTGGCGATGTGCCGCCGCGTGGTTGATGTGTGCCTGATCGATGCAGTTCGCGGGGTGCATTGA